In one Elusimicrobiota bacterium genomic region, the following are encoded:
- a CDS encoding RNA methyltransferase gives MTRTVRVVLVRPRNPLNIGACARAMANFGTSDLVVLEPFEPVWQETRSAPEAEEVVRQAKAVSSWEEAVKDCSIVIGTSSLHQRPMEHAVMELPTLNRYLNSFPACERVAVVFGSERSGLSNEELARCQAIFRIPTQPGTPSMNLSHAVAIVLYEMRRHECEPPVSPPVSSLEREPLIEVMAAIGQAIDYPAGYEPAARLGRIRHALHGAHLPPATVRFLLSFCRKLLRKPEKTEPQGSTNGRQL, from the coding sequence ATGACTAGGACTGTGCGTGTGGTGCTGGTGCGGCCGCGCAATCCGCTCAACATCGGCGCCTGTGCCCGCGCGATGGCGAACTTCGGCACTTCCGATCTCGTGGTGCTGGAACCGTTCGAACCGGTGTGGCAGGAAACGCGTTCGGCGCCGGAAGCCGAAGAAGTCGTCCGGCAGGCGAAAGCGGTTTCTTCGTGGGAAGAGGCGGTCAAAGACTGTTCCATCGTTATCGGAACGAGTTCACTCCATCAGCGCCCGATGGAGCATGCGGTGATGGAACTGCCCACGCTGAATCGGTATCTGAATTCTTTCCCAGCCTGTGAACGGGTCGCCGTTGTTTTCGGATCGGAACGCAGCGGCCTCAGTAATGAGGAACTGGCGCGCTGCCAGGCGATCTTTCGAATTCCGACGCAGCCCGGCACCCCCTCCATGAATCTCAGCCATGCCGTCGCGATTGTTCTCTATGAGATGCGGCGCCACGAATGCGAACCTCCGGTTTCGCCGCCGGTATCGTCCCTGGAGCGTGAACCCTTGATCGAAGTGATGGCCGCGATCGGCCAGGCCATCGACTATCCGGCCGGCTATGAACCGGCCGCGCGTCTGGGACGCATCCGGCACGCCCTGCACGGCGCTCATTTGCCGCCGGCCACGGTTCGATTTTTGCTCAGTTTCTGCCGGAAACTTCTGCGAAAGCCGGAAAAGACAGAGCCACAAGGTTCAACAAACGGGAGACAACTATGA
- a CDS encoding SRPBCC family protein translates to MPANDLIEIQISKVIPAERWRVIRLLAKVQEFPAYIPCVKEATVISKKHNVRLIKWRVQVDDVPLSWTEEDTFTLRENAIYFKATQGDLAEFHGKWTLQEQPGGTKVDVSIYMNVGIPGIKEFADAYVTKLVTKNFESILYAFEQRLISEKYASCKRGRSTNINGFGIIGHFYNFRHFENSLRTLNSDFKMPSLEFMGQLFHHTPSFKALDIRDFRSKTGQTANGCMVLATFIPEMIEKDIWTVFSKVVTACKVAEKSGIGIVTLGGFTSIVAERIGQDVAKEVDIPVTTGNSFTAAMAIDGVRKAAELLNINLAEAKLAIIGGTGDIGSACAGVLADYVMQLTITGRTKANLNKLKADLAKRKKARIVATTDNESAVKDADIIIATASAATAILHIDWFKPGSIICDVAYPKNISYAPTPREDIFIFSGGLSKSPTAINYPIDVGLPSTDTIYGCFAESIILAFEKRYENFSFGKWNITPERIDEIRQLGKKHGFEVADFYRGHKKIDASMIEKIKQAINENKTDSTGKKS, encoded by the coding sequence ATGCCGGCTAATGATCTAATTGAAATACAGATATCCAAAGTAATTCCCGCGGAAAGATGGAGAGTCATTCGTCTCTTGGCTAAAGTCCAAGAGTTTCCTGCCTATATCCCCTGCGTCAAAGAGGCCACCGTCATCAGCAAGAAACACAATGTCAGGCTCATCAAATGGCGCGTGCAGGTTGACGACGTGCCATTAAGCTGGACAGAAGAGGACACGTTCACTCTTCGGGAAAACGCCATTTATTTTAAAGCCACTCAAGGGGATTTAGCAGAATTCCATGGAAAATGGACTCTTCAAGAACAACCGGGAGGGACTAAAGTAGACGTCTCTATCTATATGAACGTCGGGATTCCGGGAATCAAGGAATTTGCCGATGCCTACGTAACGAAATTAGTGACGAAGAATTTCGAGTCAATCCTATATGCATTTGAACAAAGGTTGATTTCAGAAAAATATGCCAGTTGCAAACGCGGTCGGAGCACGAACATCAACGGGTTTGGAATTATCGGCCATTTCTATAATTTCAGGCATTTTGAAAATTCTCTAAGAACATTGAATTCCGATTTTAAAATGCCATCCCTGGAATTCATGGGACAACTTTTCCATCACACTCCCTCTTTTAAAGCACTCGATATACGGGATTTTAGATCCAAGACAGGACAAACAGCAAACGGATGTATGGTCTTGGCCACATTCATCCCGGAGATGATCGAAAAAGATATCTGGACGGTATTTTCTAAAGTCGTAACGGCTTGTAAAGTGGCGGAAAAGAGCGGTATCGGGATTGTAACCTTAGGAGGCTTTACTTCAATTGTCGCGGAAAGGATCGGCCAGGATGTGGCCAAGGAGGTCGATATCCCGGTGACTACGGGAAACAGTTTTACCGCGGCCATGGCTATCGACGGCGTGCGTAAAGCGGCTGAGCTTCTGAATATTAACCTTGCTGAAGCAAAATTAGCCATTATCGGAGGAACGGGCGACATCGGAAGCGCCTGTGCCGGCGTTTTAGCAGACTATGTGATGCAGCTGACCATAACCGGCCGGACAAAAGCAAACTTAAATAAACTCAAAGCGGACTTAGCCAAAAGAAAAAAAGCCAGGATAGTCGCTACGACCGATAACGAATCAGCGGTAAAAGACGCGGATATAATCATTGCAACGGCAAGCGCTGCTACCGCCATCCTTCACATTGATTGGTTCAAACCCGGTTCTATCATTTGTGATGTCGCCTATCCCAAAAACATCTCTTACGCGCCTACACCGAGAGAAGACATCTTCATATTCTCGGGCGGCTTATCAAAATCTCCCACTGCGATCAACTACCCTATTGATGTTGGATTACCTTCAACCGATACTATTTACGGATGTTTCGCCGAATCAATAATTTTAGCTTTTGAAAAGCGCTATGAAAACTTCAGTTTTGGCAAATGGAACATTACTCCAGAAAGAATAGATGAAATAAGGCAGTTAGGCAAAAAACACGGTTTTGAGGTCGCGGATTTTTATCGGGGTCATAAGAAAATAGACGCGTCAATGATTGAGAAGATAAAGCAAGCAATCAATGAAAATAAAACTGATAGCACCGGCAAGAAAAGCTGA
- the recA gene encoding recombinase RecA, translated as MSKDDRMKALALALSQIEKDFGREAIMKMGDKPLESVEVIPTGALSLDIAIGVGGIPRGRVTEIYGPESSGKTTLSLQIVANAQRAGGVAAFIDAEHAMDPIYAKKLGVDVDNLLISQPDSGEQALEITETLVRSGAVDVIVIDSVAALVPRSEIEGEMGDQQMGMQARLMSQALRKLTSTISKSKTSLIFINQLRQKIGVMFGNPETTPGGLALKFYSSLRLDIRRIESIKSGDQVVGNRVRVKVVKNKVAPPFRQAEFEMYYGEGASREGCLLDVGVEAGVIEKTGSWFLWGDERIGQGRDNARAYLKEHPSAAAKLEKILRDKYFAAVAPSTTTPKAEGKPEPAASKR; from the coding sequence ATGTCCAAAGATGACCGGATGAAAGCATTGGCGTTGGCGTTGTCCCAGATTGAAAAAGATTTTGGACGGGAAGCCATCATGAAAATGGGCGATAAACCACTTGAAAGCGTGGAGGTGATCCCGACCGGTGCGCTGTCGTTGGATATCGCGATCGGTGTGGGGGGAATTCCCCGCGGCCGCGTCACGGAAATCTACGGACCGGAGTCTTCCGGCAAAACCACGCTCTCCTTGCAGATCGTGGCCAATGCCCAGAGAGCGGGCGGCGTCGCAGCTTTCATTGACGCCGAGCACGCGATGGACCCGATCTATGCCAAAAAGCTTGGTGTTGACGTCGACAATCTCCTGATCTCGCAGCCGGATTCCGGTGAACAGGCGCTGGAAATCACCGAAACGCTCGTGCGCTCCGGCGCGGTGGATGTGATCGTCATCGACTCCGTGGCCGCACTCGTGCCGCGTTCCGAAATTGAAGGAGAAATGGGCGACCAGCAGATGGGCATGCAGGCACGCCTCATGTCGCAGGCGCTGCGCAAACTGACTTCCACTATCTCCAAATCGAAAACCAGCCTGATCTTTATCAACCAACTGCGCCAGAAGATCGGTGTGATGTTCGGTAACCCGGAAACAACTCCCGGCGGGCTGGCCCTGAAGTTTTACTCCTCCCTGCGGCTGGATATTCGGCGCATCGAATCCATCAAATCCGGCGACCAGGTCGTCGGCAACCGCGTGCGCGTCAAAGTCGTAAAAAACAAAGTGGCGCCGCCGTTCCGTCAGGCCGAGTTTGAAATGTACTACGGCGAAGGCGCCTCCCGCGAAGGTTGCCTGCTCGATGTCGGGGTGGAAGCCGGGGTCATCGAAAAAACAGGCTCCTGGTTTCTCTGGGGCGATGAGCGCATCGGCCAGGGACGCGATAACGCTCGTGCGTATCTGAAAGAACACCCCTCCGCCGCCGCAAAACTCGAAAAGATCCTGCGCGACAAGTACTTTGCCGCCGTCGCTCCGTCCACAACCACCCCCAAGGCCGAGGGGAAACCGGAACCGGCTGCTTCGAAACGGTAA
- the yihA gene encoding ribosome biogenesis GTP-binding protein YihA/YsxC gives MKSNLKNAHFLLSEADPRQIEPSRSETAFVGRSNCGKSSVLNALCHQKKIARVSQTPGRTRTINVYETGHLTWLVDLPGYGFAVGPIESRQAWSDMIEGYLTGRPSLRCVFLIVDAKVGATPLDQKMAHWLRVQALPFRVLANKADQVRASRQSAQRQQIASALHIDAREIAWISAREGDGIQTLRQDVIALLDRPSEKGSD, from the coding sequence ATGAAATCCAATCTAAAGAACGCTCATTTTCTGCTTTCCGAAGCGGATCCCCGGCAGATCGAACCATCGCGTTCGGAAACCGCCTTCGTCGGACGGTCGAATTGCGGCAAGAGTTCCGTTCTCAATGCCCTCTGTCACCAGAAGAAAATCGCCCGGGTGTCTCAAACGCCTGGCCGTACGCGAACGATCAACGTCTATGAGACGGGTCATTTGACCTGGCTAGTCGACCTGCCTGGCTACGGCTTTGCCGTCGGCCCCATCGAATCGCGCCAGGCGTGGTCGGACATGATCGAAGGCTATTTGACGGGCCGCCCCTCGCTGCGCTGTGTCTTTCTCATCGTTGATGCAAAAGTCGGGGCGACGCCGCTCGACCAGAAGATGGCGCATTGGCTCAGAGTGCAGGCGCTGCCTTTTCGGGTCCTGGCTAACAAAGCGGACCAGGTGAGGGCTTCCCGGCAGTCCGCGCAGCGCCAGCAGATCGCCTCGGCCTTACATATCGACGCCCGGGAGATCGCCTGGATCAGCGCCCGAGAGGGTGACGGGATTCAGACGCTGCGTCAGGACGTGATCGCCTTGCTCGACCGGCCATCGGAAAAGGGGTCAGACTGA
- a CDS encoding thiolase family protein, whose protein sequence is MKPRETKVVLCSGIRTPIGHFAKSLATVSPEHLLMMAINGLLEKTTLYPHAVDGVMAGWVGQGSHAPNIARISVLLSHLPEKAHAVTLQANCVSGMEAIASAARHIVMGEGELYIAGGTESMSNFPYAIRGDRSMKELRSLETVKANWASLLEHEGIGVVDCIEEGLIDPVKNLNMAATAEVCAQMYSIDRASQDAYAYETYRRALEAEEGGFYATHTVSVTEDGKTLLEKDEYPYLRESLVRKPGMLSKAPLIFNAAGFTIKEFYELYKEHIIGKTYLPELSQATVTLFNSCARSDGAAAVIVASEKRARDLGLEILAEVVDWDFYGNNPAHMGVAPAFAAAEALERAGIRFDDLDDIELHEAFAATCLSIFKVGREKYGHHWESKWKEGKLNPNGGSIPLGHPLAATGTRIVLNALYQMKQKPNIRYAMAAACAAGGLGGAMILKRYN, encoded by the coding sequence ATGAAGCCCCGCGAGACGAAAGTGGTCCTCTGCAGCGGTATTCGAACTCCCATCGGGCATTTCGCCAAGAGCCTGGCCACCGTTTCACCCGAACATCTTTTGATGATGGCGATCAATGGGTTGCTGGAGAAGACCACGCTGTATCCGCATGCCGTGGACGGCGTGATGGCCGGCTGGGTCGGGCAAGGCAGTCACGCGCCCAATATCGCCCGGATATCCGTCCTGCTCTCTCACCTTCCGGAGAAAGCCCATGCCGTCACCCTGCAGGCCAACTGTGTTTCCGGAATGGAAGCGATCGCCTCGGCCGCGCGTCATATCGTGATGGGCGAGGGCGAGCTCTATATCGCCGGCGGCACGGAGTCGATGTCCAATTTCCCTTATGCCATCCGGGGCGACCGCAGCATGAAAGAACTCCGGTCTCTTGAAACCGTGAAAGCGAACTGGGCGAGCCTCCTGGAACACGAAGGGATTGGCGTGGTGGACTGCATCGAAGAGGGGCTCATCGATCCGGTGAAGAACCTTAATATGGCTGCCACCGCCGAGGTGTGCGCTCAGATGTATTCGATCGACCGCGCGTCGCAGGATGCCTACGCGTATGAAACCTACCGGCGTGCGCTCGAGGCCGAAGAGGGCGGTTTCTATGCGACGCATACGGTTTCGGTTACGGAAGACGGAAAAACACTTCTGGAGAAAGACGAATATCCTTACCTGCGCGAGAGCCTGGTCCGCAAGCCCGGGATGTTGTCGAAAGCCCCGCTGATTTTTAACGCCGCCGGTTTCACGATCAAGGAATTTTATGAGCTCTACAAAGAACATATCATCGGGAAGACGTATCTCCCCGAGCTGTCGCAGGCCACGGTGACGCTGTTTAACTCCTGTGCGCGATCCGACGGGGCCGCGGCGGTGATCGTGGCTTCCGAAAAGCGCGCGCGCGACCTGGGGCTGGAGATTCTGGCGGAAGTCGTGGATTGGGATTTTTACGGCAATAACCCGGCGCATATGGGCGTGGCGCCGGCGTTTGCGGCAGCGGAAGCGCTGGAGCGCGCGGGCATCCGCTTTGACGATCTGGATGATATTGAACTGCATGAAGCGTTTGCCGCGACCTGTTTATCGATCTTCAAAGTGGGCCGGGAAAAATATGGCCATCATTGGGAAAGCAAGTGGAAGGAAGGCAAGCTCAATCCCAACGGAGGCTCCATTCCCCTCGGCCATCCTCTGGCGGCCACCGGAACCCGCATCGTCCTGAACGCGCTCTACCAGATGAAGCAGAAGCCCAACATCCGTTACGCGATGGCGGCGGCGTGTGCGGCGGGCGGGCTGGGCGGGGCGATGATCCTCAAGCGTTACAATTAA
- a CDS encoding four helix bundle protein, producing the protein MKAGDLWIVQAAERLMQRISPIVIRWDNYHRRIIGEQLVRASSSVGANLVEGYGRGHRLDSVRFYYIARGSLEETRYWLHQARDQGLLDGRTAAELSGCYQQLEKAINSFIQSHQR; encoded by the coding sequence ATGAAAGCCGGAGACTTATGGATCGTTCAGGCAGCAGAACGGCTGATGCAACGGATTAGCCCGATCGTTATCCGATGGGATAACTACCATCGGCGGATCATCGGTGAACAGCTTGTCCGGGCATCCTCTTCTGTGGGGGCAAACCTGGTTGAAGGCTATGGGCGAGGGCATCGGCTGGACAGCGTTCGTTTCTATTACATTGCACGCGGGTCGCTGGAGGAAACACGGTATTGGCTGCACCAAGCACGCGATCAAGGTCTTCTGGATGGTCGGACCGCGGCAGAACTCTCTGGCTGTTATCAGCAATTAGAGAAAGCAATCAATTCGTTCATTCAGTCACATCAACGATAA
- a CDS encoding NAD-dependent deacylase, translated as MTTPNSYKKVQTLLAGAKSIGILTGAGISAESGLKTFRDSKGLWEEHRVEDVATPEGFAADPERVWRFYNARRKAADIAVPNPAHLALARLETERNYRKKMKPDGSNGNGNGTSHRAPAPVTILTQNIDGLHQQAGSLNVVELHGSIWKVRCTGCEIVLSDFPIELPILPKCEECGSLLRPHVVWFGEMLDPEVLAEAEAAVLACDLFLIIGTSSVVQPAASYPLLAAKRGVPVIEVNKEQTPITKIATFSLQGLAGEILPKITPT; from the coding sequence ATGACAACCCCAAACTCCTACAAAAAGGTTCAAACCCTCCTGGCCGGGGCGAAATCCATCGGCATCCTGACCGGAGCAGGCATCTCGGCGGAAAGCGGGTTAAAAACCTTCAGGGATTCGAAAGGGCTGTGGGAAGAACACCGGGTGGAAGACGTGGCGACGCCCGAAGGGTTTGCCGCGGATCCCGAGCGCGTCTGGCGATTTTATAACGCGCGGCGAAAAGCGGCCGATATCGCCGTCCCCAATCCCGCGCATCTGGCGCTGGCGCGCCTGGAAACGGAACGGAACTATCGCAAGAAAATGAAACCGGACGGCTCCAACGGAAACGGCAATGGGACCTCCCACCGGGCCCCGGCACCCGTGACGATTTTAACGCAGAATATCGACGGACTGCACCAGCAGGCCGGCAGCCTCAATGTGGTGGAACTTCATGGCAGTATCTGGAAAGTGCGCTGCACCGGCTGCGAAATCGTGTTGAGCGATTTTCCAATCGAGCTGCCGATCCTGCCCAAGTGCGAAGAATGCGGAAGCCTGCTGCGGCCGCACGTGGTCTGGTTCGGAGAAATGCTGGATCCGGAAGTGCTGGCCGAGGCGGAGGCGGCGGTCCTGGCATGCGATCTGTTTCTGATCATCGGCACGTCGTCGGTTGTTCAACCCGCCGCATCGTATCCTCTCCTCGCCGCAAAACGTGGTGTTCCCGTCATCGAAGTCAACAAAGAACAGACGCCGATCACGAAAATCGCCACATTTTCTCTGCAGGGATTGGCAGGGGAAATCCTGCCTAAAATCACTCCAACCTGA
- a CDS encoding glycerol-3-phosphate dehydrogenase/oxidase — MSFSWVDRQMAFNALADSMIDVLVLGGGVVGASTAAHAAQMGMRTTLVEREDLAFGASGNSTGLAHAGLRYLAQGSVAYVFHESRERDRLEEIAPHWVRPFRFFLPIYRDDPFPFWQVSLGTWIYDLMGWSDAILRGRPLQRRHRALNAEELCEHVPGLERNGLQGGVEYFVDAKLQDSRFTMGWAKLAAAHGARIITYADISGLDPTTESLQTLLCTDRLSGKSVQFRTPLVINATGAWIDETRKPMGLTQDVTMPSKGIHLIVDHITSNPMIFNAKPKGRVFFVIPIGTDSSLVGTTDRLVQGPIDPVAPDSQEVDELIRLLFQFFPYFKQGSSLNESIELFRKIHVRDIFWGIRPLLRQSTDTLHASREHRLLKENKTFWSIPGVKLTSGRSVGLEVAQAAWKAIHAREEKCPKLPFTPLPGGDIPDFDRYVQEAQRRFKLDEPSDNVNMIAYLISMYGTDYLKVITLAYEDPANHERLIPEEPWIPAQAIYAAQEEMVLSLNDFLWRRTKWAHLRELPDAAVLRIAKAMAGPMNWSTAEIDSQMTRYYQERQRHRLID; from the coding sequence ATGTCCTTTTCCTGGGTCGATCGACAGATGGCTTTCAACGCTCTCGCCGACAGCATGATCGACGTTCTGGTGCTCGGCGGAGGCGTGGTGGGCGCCAGCACAGCCGCCCATGCGGCGCAGATGGGCATGCGCACGACGCTCGTGGAGCGGGAAGATCTGGCGTTTGGCGCCAGCGGCAACTCCACCGGCCTGGCGCACGCAGGCTTGCGCTACCTGGCGCAGGGGAGCGTGGCCTACGTTTTTCATGAAAGCCGGGAACGGGACCGTCTGGAAGAAATCGCGCCGCATTGGGTCCGCCCGTTTCGCTTTTTCCTGCCGATTTACCGGGACGACCCGTTTCCCTTCTGGCAGGTGAGCCTCGGAACCTGGATTTACGATCTGATGGGGTGGTCGGATGCGATCCTCCGGGGCCGGCCGCTCCAGCGGCGGCATCGCGCTCTGAACGCGGAGGAGCTGTGCGAGCATGTTCCCGGCCTGGAACGGAACGGGCTCCAGGGCGGCGTGGAATATTTCGTCGATGCCAAGCTTCAAGATTCGCGATTTACCATGGGATGGGCGAAACTCGCGGCCGCCCATGGGGCGCGGATCATCACCTACGCCGATATTTCGGGTCTTGATCCAACCACGGAAAGCCTCCAGACACTGTTGTGCACGGATCGACTGAGCGGCAAAAGCGTCCAGTTCCGGACGCCGCTGGTCATTAATGCCACCGGCGCCTGGATTGATGAAACGCGAAAACCCATGGGGCTCACGCAAGACGTGACCATGCCCAGCAAAGGCATTCATCTGATCGTCGATCACATCACTTCGAACCCGATGATTTTCAACGCCAAGCCCAAAGGGCGGGTTTTCTTTGTCATTCCCATCGGAACGGATTCGTCGCTCGTGGGGACCACGGACCGGCTGGTCCAGGGACCGATCGATCCTGTGGCTCCGGACTCCCAGGAAGTGGATGAATTGATCCGCCTTTTGTTTCAATTCTTCCCGTACTTCAAGCAGGGGAGCAGTCTGAACGAATCCATTGAACTCTTCAGAAAAATCCATGTCCGTGACATCTTCTGGGGGATCCGGCCGCTGCTTCGGCAGTCAACGGATACGCTACATGCCTCCCGCGAACACCGCCTTCTCAAGGAAAACAAAACTTTTTGGTCCATTCCCGGTGTTAAATTGACCTCTGGCCGGTCCGTGGGTCTGGAGGTGGCGCAAGCCGCCTGGAAAGCGATCCATGCGAGAGAGGAAAAGTGTCCGAAATTGCCGTTCACCCCGTTGCCGGGCGGCGACATACCGGATTTCGACCGTTATGTTCAGGAAGCCCAGCGGCGCTTCAAGCTGGATGAGCCCTCGGACAATGTCAACATGATCGCTTATCTCATTTCAATGTACGGAACGGATTATTTGAAGGTCATCACGCTGGCCTATGAGGATCCCGCCAACCACGAGCGTCTGATCCCGGAGGAACCCTGGATCCCGGCGCAGGCGATCTATGCCGCTCAAGAGGAAATGGTCCTGTCGCTCAATGATTTCCTCTGGCGGCGGACCAAATGGGCGCATCTGCGCGAATTGCCGGATGCCGCGGTCCTGCGCATCGCCAAAGCCATGGCCGGCCCCATGAACTGGTCCACAGCAGAGATCGATTCCCAGATGACCCGATACTACCAGGAACGCCAGCGTCACCGGCTGATCGATTAA
- the xerD gene encoding site-specific tyrosine recombinase XerD gives MTPEPLIAGAEHLESFLRHLRVERGVSPRTLVNYQADLRSFLRHLTQAGKEPLHVTRNDLTDYLWQRKSKGVKASSLARYIASLRAFYRFLISDELIPKDPAALLQTPRKPEHLPRYLTIDEVSRLMTSVHGSDPKAIRLRAMLELMYAAGLRVSELVNMTLDQIDLSVSYVRVFGKGGKERIVPIGERARLAVQGYLGHRPETPASVKTLFVSNHKRAMSAVQFWRLIRQAARAAGILQPVSPHTLRHSFASHLVQNGADLRVVQEMLGHASIATTQIYTHVSQAHLQEAHKKFHPRG, from the coding sequence ATGACTCCCGAGCCGCTGATCGCCGGAGCCGAACATCTGGAGTCTTTTTTGCGCCATCTTCGCGTGGAGCGCGGCGTTTCACCCCGCACGCTCGTCAACTATCAAGCGGATCTTAGGTCCTTCCTGCGCCACCTCACCCAGGCCGGGAAAGAGCCGCTTCACGTGACACGGAATGACCTGACCGATTATCTCTGGCAGCGAAAATCCAAAGGCGTGAAGGCCTCTTCGTTGGCGCGCTATATCGCCAGCCTGAGGGCCTTTTACCGCTTTCTGATTTCCGATGAACTGATACCCAAGGACCCCGCGGCCCTGCTGCAGACCCCCCGCAAACCGGAACACCTGCCGCGCTACCTCACGATCGACGAGGTCTCCCGCTTGATGACGTCCGTTCATGGGAGTGATCCGAAAGCCATTCGCCTTCGCGCGATGCTCGAGCTGATGTATGCGGCCGGCTTGCGTGTCAGCGAACTGGTCAACATGACATTGGATCAGATCGACCTCAGCGTCAGCTATGTGCGTGTCTTTGGAAAGGGGGGGAAAGAACGCATTGTTCCGATCGGCGAACGCGCGCGTCTGGCGGTCCAAGGGTATCTCGGCCACCGCCCGGAGACCCCGGCTTCCGTCAAAACCCTTTTTGTCTCCAACCACAAGCGCGCGATGAGCGCGGTGCAGTTCTGGCGGTTGATCCGCCAGGCGGCCCGGGCCGCCGGGATACTCCAGCCGGTCTCCCCGCACACGCTCCGCCATTCCTTTGCGTCGCATCTGGTTCAAAACGGCGCGGATTTGCGCGTGGTCCAGGAGATGCTGGGGCATGCCTCCATCGCCACCACCCAGATTTACACACACGTGAGCCAGGCGCATCTGCAGGAAGCGCATAAGAAATTTCACCCGCGAGGTTAA
- a CDS encoding lysophospholipid acyltransferase family protein: MWYWIFTGVFYVIFKCFFSLTVEGLENIPQKSNFIIISNHNSYLDPAVFMAAVRKRIYCIAMQEIYLFTWLKWFLFAMKTIPRGHATQKALDLLMQNKNIGLYPEGGIGRDGQLKEFRSGAVLLAYKTGRPVVPCAIFGTSEALPPGAIIPRLRKLKIRIGKPVFFQKKFDEINDDIELQEGLFKLRNIIKGMLNAG, translated from the coding sequence ATGTGGTATTGGATATTTACCGGCGTTTTCTATGTCATCTTTAAGTGTTTCTTCTCTCTTACCGTCGAGGGATTAGAAAACATCCCACAGAAAAGCAACTTTATCATCATTTCTAATCACAATAGCTATCTGGATCCCGCGGTATTTATGGCCGCTGTCCGCAAAAGGATTTACTGCATCGCCATGCAGGAGATTTACCTGTTTACCTGGTTGAAATGGTTTCTCTTTGCCATGAAAACCATCCCCAGAGGCCACGCGACACAGAAAGCGTTGGATTTATTGATGCAGAACAAAAACATCGGCCTCTATCCGGAAGGAGGAATCGGCCGGGACGGCCAGTTGAAGGAATTCCGGAGCGGGGCAGTGCTTTTGGCCTACAAAACAGGTCGCCCGGTTGTGCCCTGCGCCATTTTCGGGACTTCCGAAGCGCTCCCTCCCGGCGCCATAATCCCCCGGCTACGAAAGTTGAAGATCAGAATCGGTAAACCTGTATTTTTCCAAAAGAAATTCGACGAAATTAATGACGACATCGAACTGCAAGAAGGCCTGTTTAAACTTAGGAATATCATCAAGGGGATGTTAAATGCCGGCTAA